GAATCGGGAAAGCCGCTACGAAGATTTGTGCCGCCCTGCTTGTACGGTCAGACAGCTGCAGCATGAGTTCCACATTTTCTGATTTAAGAAATCGGAAATCCATCTTAATAATAACGGTTTGCAAGAAGGTTTGCAGCGGGTAATTTTCCGGATGATTCATATAAAGCATGCCATCGAACCAGCTATTCCAATGCCCTACCATCGTAAACAGCCCCGTTGTTGCCAGTGCGGGCAACGATAGCGGAACATATATTTTCCAAAGTGTTGAAAAATGCCCGGCTCCGTCAATCCGTGAAGCATCCTCAAGCTCCCTGGGCAAATTGCGGTAAAAGTTCAACAACAGGATGACATTGAACACGTTAATTGCCATAGGAAACACTAGCGCTCCTAGAGAATCAATAAGTCCCAAGCTTTTAATTGTCAAATAGGTAGGAATAAGTCCCCCGTTGAACAAAATCGTAAAAACGAAGATCCAGGCATAAACGGTTCTTAGACGAAACGTATTGCGATCCTTGGATAAAGGATAAGCTGTAATAATCGTTAACA
This Paenibacillus sp. JZ16 DNA region includes the following protein-coding sequences:
- a CDS encoding carbohydrate ABC transporter permease, with the translated sequence MVIKPSFGRRAFLVCNLVFLAFISFLCLMPILHILAISFSSGSAAAAGKVALWPVEFTTAAYDNVFGKPEYVRAFGISIQRVVVGTVLSMLLTIITAYPLSKDRNTFRLRTVYAWIFVFTILFNGGLIPTYLTIKSLGLIDSLGALVFPMAINVFNVILLLNFYRNLPRELEDASRIDGAGHFSTLWKIYVPLSLPALATTGLFTMVGHWNSWFDGMLYMNHPENYPLQTFLQTVIIKMDFRFLKSENVELMLQLSDRTSRAAQIFVAAFPILIVYPFLQRFFIKGIVMGSVKE